A region of the Bacteroidota bacterium genome:
AAAAGAATTAGCTCCGGTAGCAGTATTCCAGGCGCCTGTCGTATTGGTATATCCTGAGCGATAACCTTCAAAATGATTTTCTGTTCCTGTTGTAATGCCGTTTCCGGCTTCTAAACCAAAAAATGAATTGGTACCATCTTCAAGATAAAATGCTTTCATGTTATTCACCTTGCCCATAAATGCCGCCCCATCGGTAGTTCCAATAAAATTGGTGCCTGCCGTGGTTCCTGAATTACCGGTGATACTCCAGCCAGCACTGGCGGTGGAAATATTTACCCAAACGCTGCCATTGTAATACCAGAACCCTGCTGTTCCATCTGTCTGGTAAATTAATAATCCTGTAGCCGGACTAGCAATAGCCGTTTTTTGGGCGGCTGTAACTCGCGGAACCAGGAAACCTTTGGTGGTAGATTTTATTTCCAGCATAGCCGAATTATCTGCGGCGCTGCCATCGGTGTTTATTGCAACATTTTGTGCATCTAATGTTGCAGCGAGCAGAATGGTTACTGCCAGCATAAGTAGCTTATTCATAATAACTGGTTTTGGTAGTAAATCAGTTACAAGATTATACCGGATAGCAATAAAAAATAAGTAGACTTTTTAGGCATTGTAGCGACAAAAGGCACTTAAACTGTTACATAACCACTTGATTATAAGGTAGTTATAAAAAAGAATGTAACCAAGCTACAGCAGACTGGTCATCACCAAAAATGCGGGTAGGACGAACCGGTTTATTTACTTTCAGGTAAAAATTGGCTAAAACACGAATCGGCCAGTTATCATGAATAACTAAGGCGTCTGCAATTGTTAATTCATGAGCAGCAACAATATCTTTAGCTTTTTTGCTGAATCCAATATTGGTAGCATATAGGGCCAGGATAGGGAATTTTTTACCCTGGCTAACACTTTTAATACCTTCTAAAACCTGGGTAACATCAGGCACATCAAAAAAATGACCTTGTTTTATTTGTACCTGAACGATTAAATCGTGGCGTAAAAAAATGGTGAATTTATTTGTGTCAATTATTTCTGAAACAGGAATCTCAGGATGTTTAATATTGGCGGAGATAATTGACATGCGACTATAAATCTCGGTTATTTTTAAACCAACACCAAATTTTTATTCAAATCAATTTGCAAATTCCTTACAAAACAAAAACCCCGGCTTAATGATTAAGCCGGGGTTTTGTTGAATTATTTTATGTATTTATTCTACAATTACCTTTTCAGTGTAAACACCGGAATTATCAGCATTTATTAAACGAACAAAATAAATACCCGCAGGTAAATCATTTAGGTCGAAGGTCATTTTACCGGAAGCTGTTTCCCAGTTGTAACTTCTTACAATATAACCTGTTGTGCTTACAATATCAGCATGTTGAATGTTTGCGCTAAATGAAGCAACAGCGTTAATTACATTTTTTGCAGGATTAGGATAAATTAAAAAATTATTATCGTTAACCGGTGTAACAATTAATGTTTCACAATCAACAGCTTCAACACCTAAACGCGCATGAAACACACCTAAAGCATTATAATTTGCGCTATCCAGCACGCTGTAAAAATTAACTTCTACAGTTCCGCATCCCGGAAGCGGATCAAACGCACCATCGTGATAATTACGTGCATCAAATTTTACGTACACAGTTCCGGTTGTATCTGCAGGAGCATCAAAATAATAATCAGGTTCATCAGCAAAATCGGCCCAACATAAATTAAAATCACATACCGAAGTTTTCCAACCTTCAGGTATATCATTTACTGTTCTGGTCCAGGTCATTGTTTGATTAGTACCCATATTGTGAAATTCGATATGTACTTCGTTAATGGTAGTAGGATCGCCATCAATTTCGGCAGTAGCGGGTGTCAATGAGATTTGTGAAAATGCCGAAATGGATAACATCGATATACCGGCAACAAGAAATACTTTTTTCATATGATAATAAATTAATAAGGGTTATTTTTTTAATATTTTAATGTTGTTCCAGAGAGATGAGGAAGGTGATTTGTTTTTTCTGCTTAAATACTAAGCATCTGAAATTTAAAAAAGAGCAGCACGATTTAATGTGCTGCTCTTTCTAAAAATGAATTATTTTATAACATTTAATTTTTCAGTTTGAGTGCGTTGTGTTCCATCTGTTAAATAGAAGAAATACATACCGCTCCTTAAATCTGAAGTCATTAACTGATAAGCATCAGTGCCGGCTGCAATTGCATCCTGCATAATAATTTTACCAGTGATATCTGTAACTACAAGGGTGTAATTTTTATCGATATTACTTAATGAAATTACAGTTGAGTTTACAGCAGGGTTTGGATTCGCAGCACCTAATAATCCTTGAATAGCCTGATCGTAAGCAATACCATCTAAATCACCTTTAAAGTAAAGGTAAGTTGCTTCCATAACTGCATTACGAACAGCATCATCTTCAATCATTTCTATACCAATACCCAAATAAACTGTTTTGTAGTCAGATGTTTCAGAACGAACACCACCTACTTTAGTTCCGGCATTGTAAGTGAAAATATCAAAACCATCAACACCGTTTACTTCAATTTGATCAGGATAGTAATATGTGGTACCATAAGGTTTGCTGATATCACTTGCAGCAACATCACCATACCAAGGTTCATCAACAACTGCAGTAAATGAAGTAGCACCTGCAGCAGCATCATTTACAAATGAAGCGTGTAAATAATTTTCATAAAAATCAACAGCTTCAGGATAGTATGCAGCGTATTCATTTACTTCCCAACCTATATCTTGTCCTGAAATAAATAAATTACCACCATTATCGAGGAAATTCATTAATTGATCAATTTTCGCAGCATCGCTAACTAAACCAGGGAAGGTCCAGCCTACGTTGTAATAAATATTTTCAACGCCATCTAATGAACCGCTGTCGAAACCTTTTTTCATTGTAAAATGAGAAGTTGCAGCCCATGTAGTAACGCCTGCAGCATCTAATGCATCTGTATATAATGATTCCCAATCGTAAGTTCCATAAGGTGTTCCATCACCGAAACTTACTTCGTTATTTACAACTAAATCTGTAACGCCGGAAATAACATAATAATTTAATACCTGCGGCATAATTTCCGGATTATCAGGAAATTCAACTGTAATTGTATATTCACCAATTGCAGATGTACTTCCAACGTTAACATTTAAATCGATTGGTAAAGTACTTAAAGCATTAATTGTTGAAGATGCAGTTGATGTATAAGTTGTTCCGTTATAAACAAATTCAGCACTCCAGTCGCCCGGTTGTGAAGCAGTTAATGTAATGTCAATATTCGCATTTGCATCACCAAGGTTGATAATATCACCAGCGAATGCATTTGCACCACCAACTGTTCCTTGTGTGAAAGCTGCAGCTGACATATTTACAACTTCTACTTCAGGATCGCCTGCTGCACCTGAATTTAAAACTTCTTTTGTTGCAACATTTTGTACCCATGCTAAAGTCATCATATTAGCTGGAACATAAACTGCATCATAAGTATAAGAATAATCAAATGAAACTGATGAGCCAATTGCAGCAGGTGTTATAGCAACACCACCTGAACCGGTTAAAAATTCACGAAAAACGTTAGGAAATTCAGTTTCACCATTTGTGCCGGGAGCTGATACATAATCAATTATATGTTCAACTGCAGCAGCTTTTAATTTATAAGTACCAGCAGGAACAGTTCCAACAGTTTGCACTTCAATATGCACGTTAACTGTTGAACCGGCAACTGTTTCAGTAACCAAAATACGAATAGGGCTTGATTCAGCAACAAGGTTGTTAACGATGTCTTGTGTTACACCTGCAGGTGAACCAAATTCGGTTCCGTTTGCAAACATATCAGGCACACCTGAAACACCATAATAATCTACCATGGCATCACTTTCACTCGGATTAAAATCATACATCGGGTCAATTCCCGGCCATGAAGTATGGTAGGCAACGTGGTGTACATTACTTTCATTCGCGTAATAAACGTCCTGAAAAAATGGATTCTGAGCCGCACACGGTCCGCATGACGCTTGTGTAAAATGCTCAAATAAGGGATATTTTTTTGCTTGCGCAAAGGTGGTAGCAGATGTTAAAAGGAGCACTGCAACCGATAATGAGTAAAAAATTTTTTTCATTTTTAGCAATTTTAAGTATTAAAGGTAGCGACTTAGTACAATCTTTACAAAGGAAAAAGGCTGTACTGACATGGAAGTGACAATTTTTTCTGATAGTTGACGATTTCGGTGGATTACGATTGAGGTGTAGCCCAAGCAAAACCAATACCTTTGTAACATGTTTCAGCCAATAAATGAGGCCATTATTGCTGCTCTGAAGGCAATAACAGGCGAAAATTTTGTTTTTTTCGATGCGGAAAACCTTGAAAAATACGCCCATGATGAAACGGAAGACCTGCGATATTACCCTGAAATAGTAGTAAAACCGGGCACTCCGGAAGAAATTGCAGCTATTTTAAAGTTGGCTAACCTGCATGATTTTCCCGTAACCCCTATGGGCGCACGAACCGGATTGAGTGGTGGAGCACTGCCTGTTTTTGGTGGAATTGCGCTGAGCATGGAACGATTTAACCGCATTCTCGAAATAGATGAACGTAACCTGCAGGTAACAACCGAACCCGGCGTTATTACCGAAGTGCTACAAAATGCCGTTATTGAAAAAGGATTGTTTTATCCACCAGATCCTGCCAGTAAAGGGAGTTGTTTTATTGGTGGAAATGTAGCCGAAAATTCAGGTGGACCAAAAGCGGTTAAATATGGTGTTGTAAAAGATTATGTGCTCAACCTTGAAGTGGTATTACCTACAGGTGAAATAATTAAAACCGGTGCAAATGTTTTAAAAAACGCAACTGGTTATAACCTTACACAATTATTTGTAGGTAGTGAAGGTACACTTGGAATTATCACCAAAATTGTTTTGAAATTAATTCCGTATCCACAAAAAACACTTTTACTGCTCGTGCCTTTTACAGATGCAACAAAAGCTTGCGCAGCAGTAGCCGAAATATTTAAAGCCGGCATAACGCCTAGTGCCATGGAGTTTATGGAGCGTGATGCAATTGATTATGTATTAAAATTTAATACAGATATTAACGTTGAAATTAAAGACCATATTAAAGCACATTTATTAATTGAAGTGGATGGAAATAATATGGATGTATTAATGCAGGATTGCGAATTAATTACTCAAATAGTTGAACAATTTGATTGTGACGAAATA
Encoded here:
- a CDS encoding T9SS type A sorting domain-containing protein; protein product: MKKVFLVAGISMLSISAFSQISLTPATAEIDGDPTTINEVHIEFHNMGTNQTMTWTRTVNDIPEGWKTSVCDFNLCWADFADEPDYYFDAPADTTGTVYVKFDARNYHDGAFDPLPGCGTVEVNFYSVLDSANYNALGVFHARLGVEAVDCETLIVTPVNDNNFLIYPNPAKNVINAVASFSANIQHADIVSTTGYIVRSYNWETASGKMTFDLNDLPAGIYFVRLINADNSGVYTEKVIVE
- a CDS encoding Omp28-related outer membrane protein, which produces MKKIFYSLSVAVLLLTSATTFAQAKKYPLFEHFTQASCGPCAAQNPFFQDVYYANESNVHHVAYHTSWPGIDPMYDFNPSESDAMVDYYGVSGVPDMFANGTEFGSPAGVTQDIVNNLVAESSPIRILVTETVAGSTVNVHIEVQTVGTVPAGTYKLKAAAVEHIIDYVSAPGTNGETEFPNVFREFLTGSGGVAITPAAIGSSVSFDYSYTYDAVYVPANMMTLAWVQNVATKEVLNSGAAGDPEVEVVNMSAAAFTQGTVGGANAFAGDIINLGDANANIDITLTASQPGDWSAEFVYNGTTYTSTASSTINALSTLPIDLNVNVGSTSAIGEYTITVEFPDNPEIMPQVLNYYVISGVTDLVVNNEVSFGDGTPYGTYDWESLYTDALDAAGVTTWAATSHFTMKKGFDSGSLDGVENIYYNVGWTFPGLVSDAAKIDQLMNFLDNGGNLFISGQDIGWEVNEYAAYYPEAVDFYENYLHASFVNDAAAGATSFTAVVDEPWYGDVAASDISKPYGTTYYYPDQIEVNGVDGFDIFTYNAGTKVGGVRSETSDYKTVYLGIGIEMIEDDAVRNAVMEATYLYFKGDLDGIAYDQAIQGLLGAANPNPAVNSTVISLSNIDKNYTLVVTDITGKIIMQDAIAAGTDAYQLMTSDLRSGMYFFYLTDGTQRTQTEKLNVIK